A segment of the Promicromonospora sukumoe genome:
ACGGCGGGTCGGCCGCCACGACCGTGAGTCAACGTGGCCACGGGCGGCCGGGGAAGGAACTGTCGTGAGGCGTACTGGCAGTTCCTCCCTGCTCCTCGGCAGGCGGCCTAGCATCGAATCCATGACCGATCAGCGCCTCGGCGTCCGAGAATTCCTCGCCTCGCGCCGAGGACGTGTGAGCCCGGAACAGAGCGGCCTGCCAAGCTTCGGGTCGACCCGGCGCGTCCCCGGGCTCCGCCGGGAGGAGGTCGCCCTGCTCGCCGGGGTGAGCGTCGAGTACTACGCCCGGATGGAGCGCGGGAACCTGAGCAACGTCTCGGACGCGGTGCTCGAGGCGGTGGCTCGCGCGCTGCAGCTCGACGAGGCGGAGCACGCCCACCTCTTCGACCTCGCCCGTGCGGCGCCCCGGCGCGCGCCCCGGCGTCGGCGCTCCGCCCCGCAGCAGGTCCGCCCGGTCGTCCAGCGGATCCTGGAGGCCATCACCGACGCACCGGCCTGGATCCGCAACGGCCGGCAGGACATCCTGGCCATGAACGAGCTCGGGCGGGCCCTGTACCAGCCGGTGCTCGCGACCCCGCAGCGCCCGGCCAACGCGGCGCGCTTCACGTTCCTGGACCCGGCGGCCCGGCAGTTCCTGCTCGACTGGGAGAAGAACGCCGCGGACACCGCGGCGGCGCTACGGCAGGAGGCAGGGCGCAACCCGCACGACCCCGCCCTGACCCAGCTGATCGGTGAGCTCTCGACCCGGAGCGAAGAGTTCCGGGTCCGTTGGGCGGCCCACGACGTGTTCTTGTACCGCAGCGGCGTCAAGCGCCTGCGCCACCCGGTCGTGGGTGAGCTCGAGCTGAACTTCGAGAGCTTCGAGCTGCCGGCCGAACCCGGCCTGGTGATGGTGGCGTACGCGCCGGTTCCCGGCTCTCCGAGTGCAGACTCACTCGCGATGCTCGCGACCTGGGCGGCGACTCTTCGTGCACAGAACGAGCTCAGGCACGAGAGCAGGATCGACTGACTGCTCTTCGCATGGTGGCCTGGATCATGACTGGGCCTTACCGGGGTGAGGACGAGATCCGGCGGTGGGTACGTTCGAGTTCTGCGCCGGGGCAGCCACGGACGACCCCAGGAGAGCGAGTTTTTCCGCTGACTCCGAGCCTGCCTCAGCGTGATACAGGACCAGGGTCAGCCCGTCCGTGCCGCTGATCGCGAGCCGCTCCCGGTGCAACGAGAGCGCGCCGACCTCGGGATGGATGAACCGCGTCAGGCTGCCGCGCTGGACGCCCACGTCGTGGCGGCTCCACAACTTTCGAAAACGTGGGCTCGCCAGAGACAGCTGGCCGACGAGCTCGATGAAGCGTGGGTCCTCTGTGTCGGTGCCGACCGCCTGGCGAAGACTCGACGCATAGCACTCCGTGATGCCGTCCCAGTCTTGGTGGAGTGCCTCCTCCGGCGGGTCCAGAAACACGTCCAGCAGCTGGTTGCGCCCGACCGACATGCTCGGGGAGAGAGCACCCGCCATGGCGTTGGTGGCCAGGATGTCGAAATACCGTCCCTCGATGAACGCGGGATGCACGAAGGTGGGTAGGAGCGAACCGATGCTGTCCGGCACCCGTTCGGCCCGCGGTCTGGGTCGTCGTCGTCGAGGTTTGTCCACCACCAGGCTCAGCAGGTGGCTCATGCCGTCATCATCCAGTCCGAGCACGCGCGCGATGGACTCCAGGACCTGCGTGGACGGGTTGCGGTCTCGGCCACGCTCCAACCGGAGGTAGTACTCGGCGCTGATGCCGGCCAGCATGGCGACCTCTTCGCGCCGTAGTCCGGGCACGCGCCTCCTGCCGAGCTCGGTGATGCCGACCGCCTCGGGCGGGATGAGAGCCCGGCGGGCGCGCAGATACTCACCCAGGTGGTTCGCGTTGTCGACCATGCCACCCAGCATGCACGCCACAGGCCGGCCGTAGGGGGTCCCTGTCAGTACCCCTGCTACGACTACCAGGTACCGCCATTACCGGGCATTCGCAGGAGCCTTTCTAGGTTCGTGCTCGCCGGGGTCTGCTGAAGGCGTTCGAACCCGGCGTATCTGGCGAGCCTGCCGTGCGCCGTCGGAATGACTGTCCTCCTTCAGGAGGACCCACGAAAGGAACGCTCTCTTGGCAAGGGAATTCGAGGGAAAGACCGTGTTGGTGACCGGTGGCGGCCGTGGTCTGGGGGCGCATACGGCGAAGCTGTTCGCCGACCGTGGTGCCGACGTCGCCATCACGTACTCGGCCTCGGTCGACAAGGCACAGGCCCTGGTGGAAGAACTGCGGGCGAACGGGGTGCGGGCGACGGCGATCCACAGCGACCTGGCGGACCTGGCCAGCGCCAGGCCGGCGGTCGACGCAGTGATCAACGAGCTGGGAAAGCTCGACATCCTCGTGAACAACGCAGGAATCGCCGTCCAAGGCGAGATGGTGGACGACCCCGACCTCGACGAGGCTGCGTACAACCGCCTCTGGCAGGTCAACACCCTGGGCACGGTCGCCATGACGCGCGCGGCCGCACCCCGGATCACTGACGGGGGAAGGATCATCTTCCTCGGTTCCTTGCTGGGCACCCGCGTGCCTTTCCGAGGTGTCGCGGACTACGCCGGCTCCAAGGCTGCGCTCGTCGGATATGCGAAGGGCGCGGCGCGCGACCTGGGGCCGCGCGACATCACGGTGAACATCATCCAGCCGGCCGTCATCCCCACGGACATGGCCGAGGAAGTACGCGACAAGCTCCCGCCGCGTAACTTCATCATGAGCATGCAGGCGTTCCCACGCGTAGCGGCGCTCGACGAGGTCGCCGGCACCGTCGCATTCCTCGCCAGCCCCGCCGCCAGCTACATCACCGGGGCCGTGATCGACGTGAGCGGCGGGTTGCACATCTGACCCGCGCTGGATTGCGCGACCAACCACATCCGAGACAACCGGTAAGGAGCAGATATTGGCGACTGCAACCCAGAACCACCAGCTGCTGACGGACTACTACGCAGCCTACGGAGATGGCGGGCCCGCGGGCCTGGAGCGCATGGCGAACTTCTACACCAAGGACAAGCCGTCCTATACCGCGGGTAACTCCGCGCTCTCGGGAGAGACCCACAGCCCCGAGGAGTCGTTGCAGGTCATGCGCCGCCTCCAGGAGCTCAGCGGCGGAAACATCACCTTCGCCGCACCACCGACCATCCTGGTTGCCGGCGACGCGGTCGTAGCGCTCCTGGTTCACGAGAAGCACGCGCGTACCGGAAAGTCCGAACTGGTGGTCCCGCGGCTGTACGTCTACGAGATCACCGACGACAAGATCAGCCGCTCGTTCGGCTGGCAGCTCGACTCGGCTGCATTCGACGAGTACTACCCGCTGTAGCAGCCGGTCGGTCGGGACGCACCCGTCCCGACCGACCCGGGCGGACAACACCGGAACGAGAGGGCTTCGCCCGCTGACTGCGTCTCGCCAGTGTGCGACGAGTACGCGGACCGTGGGCTGTTCCCGTTCACCGGGACCCTGACGTCAGTCACGTTCGACTTCAGGGCCCCCGACGGAACCACGGGCATGGACCGACTCCGGCTCGCCACCCGGATGGACTGACGAGCGTGGCCGGGCTCGCGGTGAGGCTCCGTTTCACCCACAAAGGGTGAGGATGCCGCCCGGCTCGGCCGCGCATGGTCACGGGGCCGGCTCAAGCCGCGAGAACGGTCGCGACGGCATCCGCCGGACCGCAACTGTTTGTCGCACCTGTCTTCTCGCCCTGGAGGTAGTCATGGAATCCTCGTTCGGACCCGTAGAGCTCGTCGCGCTCGCCTTCGACACGCCGCGCATCCCGCCCTCTGTCGCCCAGGCCGTGCTCGACGTCGGAGCGACCGGCGCCGTCACGCTGCTCGACCTCGCCGTCGTGCGCCGCGACGAGGCCGGCGACATCGAGATCCTGGAGGCGCAGGACCTCGGCGACGAGATCGACCTCGTCGCCGTGGAGCTGCCCGCGTCGGGCCTGACCGGCGACGAGGACCTGCGAGAGATCGCCTCGGCGGTCGAACCGGGCACCTCCGTGCTCGTCCTAGCGATCGAGCACACGTGGTCGCGCGAGCTGGTCACGGCGGCGGTCGCCGCAGAGGCCGACGTGATCCTGCACGAACGGGTGCCCGCCTTGACGGTCAACGAGATCGCCGCGCTGGCGGACACCGCCGCATCCCCCCTCTGAGCAGCACCATCACCGAACGGAGCAGCGACATGGCACCTCTACGACGTTTCGGCCGCCCCGGCCTCATCGGCACGGCAGCGCGCACGGCAGTCATCGCCGGCACCGCCCAGGCCACCGCAGGCGCGATCAGCCGGCGGCAGGCAGGCCGCGCACAGCAGCAGTACGAGGCCCAGCGGTACGAGAACCAGCAGTACCAGCCCCAGCAGGCCGCGCCACCGCAGTACGAGCCGGCGCAGCAGGCACCCGCTGCGCCGCCGTCGGACGGCGCGAACGACGCGCTCCTGACCCAGCTCGCGCAGCTCGGCGAGCTGCACGGCAAGGGAGTGCTCACGGAGGACGAGTTCGTGACCGCCAAGGCCAAGCTGCTGGGCTGACGGCCTCGCCGATCCGGGCGCGGCCTGCCCGACCCGGGACACGAAGGAGGGGGCATGAGCGAGCAGGGTCACGACGGCGCGCGCCGCTGGTCCGTGGAGAACGTCGCCGTGGCGCTGCTCGCGATCACCGCGGTGCTCACCGCCTGGAGCGGCTTCGAGGCCAGCAAGTGGAGCGGGGAGATGTCCATCGCGTTCTCCCGGGCGTCCACGCAGCGCATCGAGGCCACCCGCCAGGCGACGACCGCGGAGGCGGCGCGGGCGGTCGACCTGCAGGTGTTCGGCATCTGGCTCCAGGCGACCGCCGAGGACGACCAGGCGCTGGCCGAGTTCTCCCGTGAGCGCTTCACCGAGCACTTCACGCCCGCCTTCGACGAGTGGCTCGCGGCGCGTCCGCTGCAGAACCCGGACGCGCCGGCGAGCCCCTTCGCGCTGGACTCGTACGTGCCGCCCGGCCAGGTCGAGGCGCAGGAGGCCGACGCCCGCGCCGACGCGTATTTCGAGGATGCGCTCACGGACAACCGCCGCGGGGACAACTACACGCTGCTCACCGTGCTGTTCGCGCTCGTCCTGTTCTTCGGGGCGCTCGCCAACCGGTTCGACTCGCGGGCGAGGTCGTGGACCGTGCTGGCCGGTGCAGGGGTTCTCCTGCTGCTCGGCATCGGCTTCCTGGCTGCCTTTCCGAAGATCGTCTAGGTGTCCGGCGCCCGAGCGTTCAGGCCTCCGGCTCCACGTGCTCCCGGCGCTTCCCGCTGCCGCCGTTCACCTCCCGCCACCCGTCCGGGTCGCGCAGCATGTGCGACTCGACGAGGTCGTGCCGCCGCAGGTAGGTGTTGGCCGTCGCCTGGACGGTCGCGGCGATCGGCAGCGCCAGGAACGCCCCCAGCGCGCCGAACACGGCGCCGAAGCCGAGCACCACGAGGAAGCTCACGGCGGGGTTCATCTCCAGCGCCCGCGCGGAGACCTTCGGGGAGAAGTAGAGGTTCTCGAGCTGCTGGTAGCCGATGATGAACGCGAGGACGGCCAGCGCCTGGGGCAGGCCCTGGGACGTCAGCGCCACGGCGACGGGCAGCGCGCCGCCGAGGTAGGTGCCGATGGTCGGGACGAACTGCGACACCACGCCGACGAAGACCGCGAGCGGCAGTGCGTACGGGGTGCGGACGATCAGCAGGAAGACGAGGGTGAAGGCGGCCGACAGGGACGCGAGCACGATGCGGGAGCTGATGAAGTCCGAGACCTTCACCTGCGTGATCTCCCACAGGGTCAGCACCTCCTGCTGGCGGGCCGGCGTGAGCCACCGGCACACAGCGACGCGGAGCCGGGGGCCCGCGGCCAGCAGGTAGTACGTCACCAGGAGGATCGTCAGCAGGGCGAACAGCGCGCCGATCACGGAGGCTCCGGCCAGCAGCACGCCGGAGGCGACGTCGTTGCCGAAGTTCGTCAGGACCTCGCGCACCAGGTCGTCGGAGTCGGGGAGCGCGACGCCGAACTGCTCCGCGATGCGGTCCTGGATCGCCGCGTACACGTCGGGCAGGGTGTCGAGGAGCTGGATGAGCTGCTGGACGAAGAGGTTGCCGAAGAGTCCCAGCACCACCGCCACGAGGACGATCGAACCGCCGAGCGCCGTGGCCGCGGCCGCGCCCCTGCGCCACCCGTGCCGCACGCACCAGACCACCGGCGGTTCGAGCGCCAGGGCGAGGAAAAACGCGATCAGGACGTTCACCGCCAGGCCGCGCAGAGCACCCATCGCGTACCAGCCGAACGCCCCGAGGTAGACGGCGAGCACGACCAGGACCAGCGCCCGGGGCAGCCACCGGGGTGGGCGGCGGGAGGCGGCGTCACCTCGGGGTGCGGTGGCTGCCAGATCGTCCGGGACGGTCATGGCGTGGCCTCCCGGGCGCTCGCGGCGGCCACAGCGGCGGCCACTGCGGCGTCGACCGTGGGGACCACCCGCCCGTCGCGCTCCGCACCGGCCCACCAGCGGGACGCCGCCGCCTGGCGGCGGACGTCCGGGGGGAACGCCGCGAGCAGGAGCGTCGTGCCCTCGCGGGAGAGGTCCGCGTCGAGCGCCTCGAGCGCGTCGAGCAGCGGGATGGTGGCTCGGAGGACCGCCGTGCCCTCCAGCACCAGGGCGTGCGGCGTGGGCCGGTGGCCGAGGGCGGCCGCGAGGACGTCGTCCTGCGTCGGTCGCGCGTTGCCCGTGAAGATCGAATGGTCGAGGTGCAGCAGCAGCACCCCGGCGGGCGCGGCGTCGCCGCCTGCCGGAGGGCTCGGCGGGGGGCTCTCCGGCGGGGTGGGCGTCCAGCCGCCGTCGGGCGCCGCGTACAGCGGGCGGACGGCGCTGCGGCTGACCGTGCGCAGCACCAGGAACAGCGTCAGGACCACGCCGGCCCCGACGGCCGGCAGGAGGCCGGCGGTGAGCCCGATCGCCGTCGTGGCCAGCGCGACCCAGAACTCCGTGCGGTCGATGCGGAACAGCCGCATGTACTCGGCCGGCGACACCAGCCCGACCACCGCGACCAGTACCAGGGCGCCGAGCGTGGCCGTCGGCAGGTCGCTCAGCACGGGCGCCAGGAAGAGCGCGACGAGTACGGCGAGCGCCGCCGTCGTGAGGCCGGCCACCTGGGTGCGGGCGCCCGCCCCGAGGTTGACCGCGCTCTGCGAGAACCCGCCCGCGGGCGGGAGGCACTGCGTGAGGCCGCCGCCCAGGGCGGCGACGCCGACCGCGAGCAGCTCCTGGTCGCTGTCGACGGTCGGCTCGGACCGCTGCCGCTGCGCGCGGGCGACCAGGACGGTCTCCAGGAAGGCCATGACGGCGATCGCCAGCGCCGCGGGGAGCAGGCCTGGGATCGCGTCCCACAGCGGCGGGCTGAGGTCCGGCAGGCCGGCGGGTACCGGCTCGATGAGCGCGAGGCCCCGGTCCTCGACGTCGGTCAGGACGACCAGCAGGACGGAGGCCACCACCACGAACAGGGCGGCGGGGACCCGCGGCGCGACGCGGCGCAGCACCAGCAGCGTGGCGACCGCGAGGACCGAGAAGATCGCCGTGAGGGCCTGCGTCGTCGGGAGCGCCCCGACGACGTCGGCGAGCTTGCCGAAGAACCCGGCGTCCCGGTCCGGCACCGTCAGGCCCAGGAGGGCCGGCAGCTGCGTGACCGCGACGGTGAGCCCGACGCCGGCCTTCACGCCGGTCAGGGTCGCAGGGCTGATCTGTTCCACCAGCGAGCCGAGCCGCAGGAGCCGCATGACCAGGAGGCACACCCCCACGAGAGCGGTGAGCGTGAATGCGGCCCCGAGCAGGTCGTCCGACGCCGTGCCGGCCCCCGCGAGCGCCGAGGCGGTCAGCACCGCGATGGTCGACGTCGTCGAGACGCTCAGGGTGTGCGAGCCGCCGAGGAGCGCGTAGAGCAGCACGGGGACGATGCAGGTGTAGAGCCCGACGGAGACCGGCAGCCCGGCGATGGTCGCGTAGGCCATGGCCTGCGGCACCACGACGACGCCCGCGGCCAGCCCCGCCACGACGTCGGCCCGCAGCCACGTGCGGCGGTATCCGCGGAGCGAGGGGCCGAGCCAGCGGGGTGTTGCCGAGGTCAGGTTCACGCGGGTCAGCCAAGTCGGTGGGTGACCTGGGGCGTTCACCTGGATCGGGTGACGTAGCCCGTGGCGGGTCCTGCGGATCATCCGGGCACCACCGCTACGAGGAGGACCGACATGGCACGGGAGTTCCGGGGCAAGATCGAGCTCGATGTCCGCGACTCGCAGGGGGACTGGGAGGCGTTCCTCCCGCAGAAGGCGCCCCAGGGCGCACCCAACGTCCTGGTCGTGCTGTACGACGACACCGGGCAGGCCGCCTGGTCGCCGTACGGCGGGCGCATCCAGATGCCCACGATGGAGCGCCTCGCGGCGGGCGGCCTGACCTACTCGCAGTGGCACACCACCGCACTGTGCTCGCCCACGCGGTCGACGTTCCTCACCGGCCGCAACCATCACCTCAACGGGTTCGCGACCATCTCGGAGAGCTCGACGGGCTTTCCCGGCTACAGCTCGCACATCCCGCCGTCCAGCGCGAGCATGGCGAGCGTGCTGCGCGAGGCCGGCTGGAGCACCTTCTGGGTGGGCAAGAACCACAACGTGCCGATCGACGAGTGGACCATGGGCGCCTCGAAGAAGCGCTGGCCGCTCGGGCAGGGCTTCGACCAGTTCTACGGGTTCATCGGCGGGGAGACCAACCAGTGGTTCCCGTCGCTGGCGGAGGGCAACCGGTACATCGATCAGCCGTATCCGCCCGAGGACGGCTACCACCTGTCCAAGGACCTCGCGGACCAGGCGCTGCGGATGATCCGGGACTCCAAGCAGACCGAGCCGGACAAGCCCTGGTACCTGTGGTTCTGCCCGGGCGCCAACCACGCGCCGCACCACGCGCCCCAGGAGTACATCGACAAGTACAAGGGCGTGTTCGACGACGGGTACGAGGCCTACCGGGAGTGGGTGCTGCCCCGGATGATCGAGCGCGGCATCCTGCCGGAGGGCACAGAGCTCACCGACCTGAACCCGATGCCCGACGGCACCTTCTCGGAGACCGACCGGGTCCGGCCCTGGGGCGAGCTGAACGAGAAGGAGCAGGCGATGTTCTGCCGCATGGCGGAGGTCTACGCGGGTCTCTCCGAGTACACCGACGCCCAGGTGGGTCGCATCGTCGACTACCTGGAGGAGTCCGGCCAGCTCGAGAACACGCTCATCCTCTACTGCGCGGACAACGGGGCCTCGGGAGAGGGCAGCCCGAACGGCTCGGTCAACGAGGGCAAGATCTTCGGCGGGTACCCGGACGACCTCGAGCAGAACCTCGCGATGGTGGACCAGCTCGGCACCCCCGACGCGTACAACCACTACCCGACGGGCTGGGCCGCCGCGTTCTCCACCCCGTACCGGATGTTCAAGCGGTACGTCTACCAGGGCGGCATCAGCGACCCGATGGTGATCCACTGGCCCGCCGGCATCGCGGCGCGGGGCGAGGTCCGCAACCAGTACCACCACTGCACCGACGTGGTCCCCACCATCCTGGAGGCGTGCGGGGTGGAGTTCCCGAAGGTGTTCGACGGCGTCGAGCAGACCCCGCTGTCCGGGGTGTCGATGGTCTACTCCTTCGACGAGGCGGAGGCCCCGACCCGCAAGGAGACGCAGTACTACGAGATGTTCGGCAACCGCGGCATCTGGCACCGGGGCTGGAAGGCGGTCACCGAGCACGGCCCGGTCAGTGGCACCGGCCGGTTCGAGGAGGACCGGTGGCAGCTCTTCCGCACCGAGACCGACCGGTCGGAGGCACACGACATGGCGGGGTCGCACCCCGAGAAGGTCGAGGAGCTCAAGGCGCTCTGGCTCGCCGAGGCTGCCGCGAACAACGTGCTGCCCCTGAACGATCTCCAGATCATCGGCAACCCGAAGGACTTCGAGACGTTCATCAAGATGGAGTTCAGCGTCCCGGTGCCGCCGACCGGCCAGTACACGTACTACCCCGGCACCTCGGAGATCCCGGAGCGGTCGGCGGCGAACGTGCACGGCGTCTCCTACAAGGTGCTGGCGGACCTGGACCTGACCCCGGGCTCGGCGGGCGTGGTCTTCGCCCACGGCTCGCGGTTCGGCGGTCACGCGCTCTTCCTCAAGGACGGCACCCTCACGTACGCCTACAACTTCCTCGGGATCCCGCCTGAGGACCGGATCTCCGCGCCGGCACCCACCAGCGGCAGGCATGTCGTCGGGGTGGACTTCGCCAAGGAGCGGATGGGGGAGCACCGGGAGGGGATCGGCCCGCTGCGGCTCTGGATCGACGACGAGGTGGTCGCGGAGCAGGAGATCAGAACGGTCCTGGGCCACTTCTCGCTGTGCGGCGAGGGGCTGTGCATCGGCTACGACAGCGGGGACGCGGTCTCCCGCGAGTACGCCGGCTCCCGGTTCGAGTTCACCGGCGGCACCATCCACAAGGTCGTGTTCGACGTCGCGGACGACGCGTACGTGGACCTGGAGGGACACCTGCGGGCTGCGATGGCCCGCGACTGACGTGCGGCGGGGCGCTCAGATCAGGTGGAAGCTGCGGGCGACCTTGAGCGCATCGCTGCGGCACGACGCCGACAGCTTCACGTAGAGGCGCTGCACGTGCGTCTTGATGGTGTTCTCCGAGACGAACAGGGAGGTCGATATGTCCGCGTACGTGGCACCTCGGGCCAGCTCGTGGAGGACCTCGCGTTCACGAGGGCTCAGCGCCGGCGGACTGAGGGCCTGGCTGACGTCGTCCAGCTCATGGGGCGTCGCGGTCACGGAGGCATAGAGGGCCGTGATGTCCGGCCGGCCGGAACCCATCGTCACGATGTCGTTCAGCCATCCGTGCGCCGGCTGCCCGACGAACCGGCGCAGCAACGTCTCGACGGGCGTTCCCTGGCGGACCCAGCCGAGGAAGGGGGAGGCGTTCCTGCGGGCCTCGGTCGCCGTGACCGCCTCCGCCAGCCGTTCGTGCGCGCTGTGCGGCTCGCCCAGCGCGTCGAGCAGCTGGGCCTCGCACGCCAGGGCGAGCGCACGTGTCGGCGGTTGCGCGTAGGCGGCATCCGCCGACGCCACCTCGAAAGCCGCGGCAGCGACCCGCGGTTCCCCGTCCCGGTCGGCCCGCAGCCCCTGGACGAGTGCCGACTCGCCGACGGCGCCCATCAGCTCGAGCGTGCCGTGCAGCGACCTGAGCGTGTCCCGGTCGCTCGCCAGCACTGCGACGAGCGCCCGCTCGACGAGCAGGACGATCCGCAGGTGCTCGGGCAGCTGGTCGTCGGTCAGGCGCAGGCATTCTCCGGGGCCTGCGAGGATCCGCTGTGCCTCGGCCACGTTGCCGGCCAGCACCTGTTGGCGGGCGTCCCAGATTCGGAACCAGAACCGTGTGCAGAGGTCGCCCTTGTGGTAGCGGTCTCGCGGGAAGTCAGGGACCGGGGCGGCGGTGGTGGCGGGCACGTCCAGCAGTCGCGCGAGCAGCTGAGCAAGGTTGGCCCGTGCCGAGACGAACCTCAGGTCACTCACGTTCGGCGCGGCCGCGACGTCCCCGGCCAGCTCTGCGCACGCGCGCTCGCGCCCGCGCATGTACTGGGTGAGGGCGAGGTGGCTCAGGGCGCTGCTCTTGAGCTGACCCAGACCCCTGCTGTGCGCGAGGTCGGCGGCGAACGTCAGGTTCGCCTCGGCGTCGGTGAGCTCGCCGAGCCAGTTCTGGGCGATCCCCAGCTCGTTGGCCAGCACGGGCAGGATCTCGGCGTTGGCCTCTCGGACACCGCCGCGTGTCTGCGAGACAGCCAGCACGCGCTTCGCATGGCCGATCGCGGCGTAGGCGGGTTCGAGCCCCAGGGCGAGGCGCCACAACCTGACGCAGGCGATACGTGCGTCAAGCCGTTCGTCGCCCCCAGCCGGCCCTGCGAGCGACGATCTGCGGTGCGCGCGGAGGATCCGATCTCCCCAGTGTCGCGCTCCCTCGACGTCGTCCTCGAGCCAGCATCCCAGTGCGATGGCGAACCAGGTGTCCGGGCGGTCGTCGATGATCTGTGCCTGCGTCCGGACGAACTCGCTGACCTCGTTCGCCCCGTCGTGGTCGAGCACCATGCGCACGCCGTCGCGGGCGAGAACGTCTGCCGCCGCCAGAGGTGCTCCGATGCTGACGAGCCGCCTGAACGCGCCTGGCAGATGGCCGCGCGCCAGGTCGAGCCGGACCGCACGCACGACGGTCGAACGCGCACGTACGGCGTCGACACCGCCCGCAGCAAGGTGCTGCCGGACCACCTGCACCAGGAGCGGGTGGACACGGAACCCTCCCTCGCGGCCGCCGTCGTCCGGCAGGCGTGTCACGAGCAGCCCGGTGTTCTCCAGCTCCGTCAGGGTTTCCTTGGCGCGCTGGTCGTGCGTCAGGTGCGCGGCCAGGGAAGCGCTGACCACGCCCTCACCGGAGACACAGAGGAGAAGGTGCCGTTGTCGGGGGGTGAGCATGCTGAACACCTCACCCACCACGCCCGTCGATCTCGCCGCGGCGTCGCGGTAGAGCAGACGAGCCGCGGCCGCCGGATCCGGGGCTGCGCCGAGCTCGCGTGCGGCGAGGACCGCGGCCGCGCACCAGCCGTCGGCGTGTCGGGTGACCGCGGCGATCACCTGAGCGTCCGTGGTCCGGGCATGCCCGGCGACGAGCGGGACGCTCTCGGTCTCGCTCAGCCGCAGCAGGCTCCCCGGCAGCACGGCGAAGTGGCCCAGGAGCTCGGGGACGAGCTGGGTCAGGGGCAGTGCCCGGCGACTGAGGAGGAGGACACGCATCGACTCCGGTGCGGTGTTGAGGCGCTCGTCGATGACGCGCAACGCGGCGGCCGGGAGCAGATGGGCGTCGTCGATCACGACCAGGTCCGGGCGCGAGCCTGCCCCGTCCAGCCTGGCTGCCAGCTGTTCGGGCGTGCAGGTGCTGTCGGCATCGACCCAGGTCGCCGTGCCGGCCCGCGACGAGGCAGCACGCAGCCAACCGGCGACGCCCAGGGTCTTGCCGGCCCCGGCGGGTGCCACGATCAGGGTGACCGTGCCTTCTGTGTTCTCGTCCAGCCGCTGCCAGAGCCTCGGCCGGGGCACGTAAATCCGTGGTAACCGAGGAATCGACGTGTCCTCGACATGGCGGCGCGTGACCGCGAGCTCGGCGTGCATGGGAGCGAGTCCGCGCCGTCGTGATGCCAGACCCGCGCTCCGGGGTGTGGGCGAGCCGTAGTCGATGTACATACCGCGGGGTCCTCCACTCGAACGGTGAAGTGGCGGCCGTGGCAGCACCGCCCGGCCACGGCGTATCGACGCCACAGGCCTTGAGCACGCATGTCTCCGATTTCCCATTCAGGAAATGTTCATCCTTGTTCATCATGCGTGCCTTGCGGTGACTTTGCCCGTGCTGACATCGAATTCACCCGGAGGCGGCGGAGGGGCTATCGGTCTCGCCCCGTGAATCGG
Coding sequences within it:
- a CDS encoding helix-turn-helix transcriptional regulator, which gives rise to MHAELAVTRRHVEDTSIPRLPRIYVPRPRLWQRLDENTEGTVTLIVAPAGAGKTLGVAGWLRAASSRAGTATWVDADSTCTPEQLAARLDGAGSRPDLVVIDDAHLLPAAALRVIDERLNTAPESMRVLLLSRRALPLTQLVPELLGHFAVLPGSLLRLSETESVPLVAGHARTTDAQVIAAVTRHADGWCAAAVLAARELGAAPDPAAAARLLYRDAAARSTGVVGEVFSMLTPRQRHLLLCVSGEGVVSASLAAHLTHDQRAKETLTELENTGLLVTRLPDDGGREGGFRVHPLLVQVVRQHLAAGGVDAVRARSTVVRAVRLDLARGHLPGAFRRLVSIGAPLAAADVLARDGVRMVLDHDGANEVSEFVRTQAQIIDDRPDTWFAIALGCWLEDDVEGARHWGDRILRAHRRSSLAGPAGGDERLDARIACVRLWRLALGLEPAYAAIGHAKRVLAVSQTRGGVREANAEILPVLANELGIAQNWLGELTDAEANLTFAADLAHSRGLGQLKSSALSHLALTQYMRGRERACAELAGDVAAAPNVSDLRFVSARANLAQLLARLLDVPATTAAPVPDFPRDRYHKGDLCTRFWFRIWDARQQVLAGNVAEAQRILAGPGECLRLTDDQLPEHLRIVLLVERALVAVLASDRDTLRSLHGTLELMGAVGESALVQGLRADRDGEPRVAAAAFEVASADAAYAQPPTRALALACEAQLLDALGEPHSAHERLAEAVTATEARRNASPFLGWVRQGTPVETLLRRFVGQPAHGWLNDIVTMGSGRPDITALYASVTATPHELDDVSQALSPPALSPREREVLHELARGATYADISTSLFVSENTIKTHVQRLYVKLSASCRSDALKVARSFHLI
- a CDS encoding SulP family inorganic anion transporter — protein: MNLTSATPRWLGPSLRGYRRTWLRADVVAGLAAGVVVVPQAMAYATIAGLPVSVGLYTCIVPVLLYALLGGSHTLSVSTTSTIAVLTASALAGAGTASDDLLGAAFTLTALVGVCLLVMRLLRLGSLVEQISPATLTGVKAGVGLTVAVTQLPALLGLTVPDRDAGFFGKLADVVGALPTTQALTAIFSVLAVATLLVLRRVAPRVPAALFVVVASVLLVVLTDVEDRGLALIEPVPAGLPDLSPPLWDAIPGLLPAALAIAVMAFLETVLVARAQRQRSEPTVDSDQELLAVGVAALGGGLTQCLPPAGGFSQSAVNLGAGARTQVAGLTTAALAVLVALFLAPVLSDLPTATLGALVLVAVVGLVSPAEYMRLFRIDRTEFWVALATTAIGLTAGLLPAVGAGVVLTLFLVLRTVSRSAVRPLYAAPDGGWTPTPPESPPPSPPAGGDAAPAGVLLLHLDHSIFTGNARPTQDDVLAAALGHRPTPHALVLEGTAVLRATIPLLDALEALDADLSREGTTLLLAAFPPDVRRQAAASRWWAGAERDGRVVPTVDAAVAAAVAAASAREATP
- a CDS encoding sulfatase-like hydrolase/transferase, producing MAREFRGKIELDVRDSQGDWEAFLPQKAPQGAPNVLVVLYDDTGQAAWSPYGGRIQMPTMERLAAGGLTYSQWHTTALCSPTRSTFLTGRNHHLNGFATISESSTGFPGYSSHIPPSSASMASVLREAGWSTFWVGKNHNVPIDEWTMGASKKRWPLGQGFDQFYGFIGGETNQWFPSLAEGNRYIDQPYPPEDGYHLSKDLADQALRMIRDSKQTEPDKPWYLWFCPGANHAPHHAPQEYIDKYKGVFDDGYEAYREWVLPRMIERGILPEGTELTDLNPMPDGTFSETDRVRPWGELNEKEQAMFCRMAEVYAGLSEYTDAQVGRIVDYLEESGQLENTLILYCADNGASGEGSPNGSVNEGKIFGGYPDDLEQNLAMVDQLGTPDAYNHYPTGWAAAFSTPYRMFKRYVYQGGISDPMVIHWPAGIAARGEVRNQYHHCTDVVPTILEACGVEFPKVFDGVEQTPLSGVSMVYSFDEAEAPTRKETQYYEMFGNRGIWHRGWKAVTEHGPVSGTGRFEEDRWQLFRTETDRSEAHDMAGSHPEKVEELKALWLAEAAANNVLPLNDLQIIGNPKDFETFIKMEFSVPVPPTGQYTYYPGTSEIPERSAANVHGVSYKVLADLDLTPGSAGVVFAHGSRFGGHALFLKDGTLTYAYNFLGIPPEDRISAPAPTSGRHVVGVDFAKERMGEHREGIGPLRLWIDDEVVAEQEIRTVLGHFSLCGEGLCIGYDSGDAVSREYAGSRFEFTGGTIHKVVFDVADDAYVDLEGHLRAAMARD